One stretch of Candidatus Goldiibacteriota bacterium DNA includes these proteins:
- a CDS encoding four helix bundle protein yields MNMYKELYVWKESVELIKNVYKKAAGLPKSEEFNMKQQLKRSVVSVALNIAEGKNRRSSKEFASFLTVSVASLAEVDSVLCICEELEMVKCDMTLHEQIEVLGRRINALKNKICRSI; encoded by the coding sequence ATGAATATGTATAAGGAATTGTATGTTTGGAAGGAAAGTGTTGAATTGATAAAAAATGTATATAAGAAGGCTGCTGGTTTGCCTAAAAGTGAAGAGTTTAACATGAAACAGCAGCTGAAAAGATCGGTGGTTTCAGTTGCGTTAAACATAGCAGAAGGTAAAAACAGGAGGTCTTCAAAAGAATTTGCCTCTTTTCTTACGGTATCAGTCGCATCTTTGGCCGAAGTTGATTCAGTTTTGTGTATATGCGAAGAACTTGAAATGGTCAAATGTGATATGACATTACATGAACAGATTGAGGTTTTAGGAAGACGTATTAATGCGTTGAAAAACAAAATCTGCAGGAGTATTTAA